DNA sequence from the Halococcus salsus genome:
CCTGCTCCTGATCTCACCGTACTACAACAAGCCCGAACCCGCCGGGATGGAGACCCACTTCCGGACCGTGGCCGACGCCGTCGACCTCCCGCAGGTCGTCTACAACGTCCCCGGTCGGACGGGCCGCACGATAGAAGTCGACACCGCCGTGACGCTCGCCGAGCACCCGAACGTCGTCGGCTACAAGTCCGCGAGCGGCGACCTCGCCACGGTCAGCGAGGTCATCGAACGAACCCGCGAGACCGACTTCACCGTGCTCTCCGGTGAGGACGCCGTCACGCTCCCGACCCTCGCGGTGGGCGGGCGCGGCACCATCAGCGTCGCGGCGAACGTCGAACCCCAGCGCGTGAGCCGGATGGTTCACGCCGGGCTCGACGGCGACTTCGAGCGCGCTCGCGACCGCCACCACGAGCTCGGGCCGCTGTTCCGTGCGCTGTTCTGGGAGACCAACCCGATCCCGCTGAAGGAGGCGCTCTCGATCCGGGGTCACATGAGTCCGAGAATGCGCTCGCCGCTCTCGCGGCTCTCGGCGAAGCGCCGCGACGCGCTCGCCGAGATCCTCGCCGACCTCGCGACCGACGACCAACGAACCCCCGCGGAGGTCGAACGGTGACGGCGGTCGGCGTCACCGGCGCGACGGGGACGATGGGCCGGGCGGTCCTCGAGACGGCCGCCGAGCGCGACGATACGACGGTCGTCTTCGCGGCGAACCACACCCCGACCGACGAGCGCGTCGCAGGCCACGAGGTACGGTCGACCGACGATCTCCCCGACCTCCTCACCGACCACGCGCCCGACGTCGTGGTGGACTTCACGGGTCCGGACTCCGCCGTCGAGTACGCGACGGCGTGTGCCGGATCGGGTGTCGGGTTCGTCACCGGCACCACGGGCTTCGAGGCGGACCATCGCGACGCGCTCCGCGAGGCCGCCGACCGGATCCCCGTTCTGTGGGCGGCGAACTTCTCGCGCGGGATCCACGCGCTCGGCGACGCGCTCGCCGAGACGGTGGAGACCCTCCCCGGCTCCGACATCGAACTCACCGAGACCCACCACAACCGAAAGCGCGACGCGCCGAGCGGTACGGCGACCACCCTGCTCGACCGGATCGACGACGCGAGCGCGGCGGACCGCGACCGGACCTACGGCCGCGAGGGCGAGCAACCCCGCGACGGAAACGAGGT
Encoded proteins:
- the dapB gene encoding 4-hydroxy-tetrahydrodipicolinate reductase; protein product: MGRAVLETAAERDDTTVVFAANHTPTDERVAGHEVRSTDDLPDLLTDHAPDVVVDFTGPDSAVEYATACAGSGVGFVTGTTGFEADHRDALREAADRIPVLWAANFSRGIHALGDALAETVETLPGSDIELTETHHNRKRDAPSGTATTLLDRIDDASAADRDRTYGREGEQPRDGNEVGVHVRRAGNVRGEHEVLLAGNDEVLTLTHRAESRGVFAGGALDAAVWLAGRDAGWYGFEEVLA
- the dapA gene encoding 4-hydroxy-tetrahydrodipicolinate synthase → MTHQIDLDGVFPAMATPFEADESIDFDGLRTEARRLADAGVDGLVPVGTTGESATMTHDEHVAVVETVAEAVSVPVVAGAGSNSTREAVELAERTRDAGADALLLISPYYNKPEPAGMETHFRTVADAVDLPQVVYNVPGRTGRTIEVDTAVTLAEHPNVVGYKSASGDLATVSEVIERTRETDFTVLSGEDAVTLPTLAVGGRGTISVAANVEPQRVSRMVHAGLDGDFERARDRHHELGPLFRALFWETNPIPLKEALSIRGHMSPRMRSPLSRLSAKRRDALAEILADLATDDQRTPAEVER